A window of Marinobacter salarius contains these coding sequences:
- a CDS encoding SixA phosphatase family protein, with translation MHLIVMRHGEAGWHTLDRERELTEFGRHGVADVAAQIAESPWRPEFIWCSPLVRARQTAAIASEILNCPVTEKDYITPDDDPGRCLDELIETASSPLLLVSHMPFVGSLSTLLVDGHRKGIPFMTAQAVVLEMPVAGPGCADLRAQFLP, from the coding sequence GTGCACTTGATCGTCATGCGCCATGGTGAGGCCGGTTGGCACACCCTGGATCGGGAGCGTGAGCTGACAGAGTTTGGCCGCCATGGTGTGGCGGATGTCGCTGCTCAGATCGCAGAGTCGCCCTGGCGCCCTGAGTTTATTTGGTGCAGCCCGCTGGTCAGAGCCCGGCAGACCGCTGCCATCGCATCTGAGATTCTCAATTGCCCGGTGACGGAAAAGGATTATATTACGCCAGATGATGATCCCGGCCGCTGTCTTGACGAGTTGATCGAAACCGCTTCGTCTCCGTTATTGCTCGTTTCCCATATGCCCTTTGTTGGCAGTCTCTCGACACTCCTGGTAGATGGCCATCGTAAGGGTATTCCCTTTATGACCGCCCAGGCAGTGGTGCTTGAAATGCCTGTGGCGGGTCCAGGCTGCGCTGACTTGCGGGCACAGTTCCTACCCTGA